From the genome of Etheostoma spectabile isolate EspeVRDwgs_2016 chromosome 10, UIUC_Espe_1.0, whole genome shotgun sequence, one region includes:
- the wfs1b gene encoding wolframin encodes MDLSLSGNPATPKPSPSSPSILRPGLSSSSSSSTTTAQTSEGPKPKLTMPKPLTTPSPSPSIASPRTSPGLSSRSSSLSTPPASPLRQPIRSPSQVGRSQLNAASTQNHLTGSTAAGAAAMAPQPPPTPEPEPEEVSPEDWEERAKSGDAKAQLKMGLYFLALAEEKDEELNNCTAVTWLVQAAKQGRKDAVKQLQQCLASRKGITLENFEEVKKLCTETRFERGVRKAALLMYWKLNPERKKSVAVSEMLENVEHVHTEPGKPVSPGPLNSSAKKQRRVLENMVTSEARCHVGLDDFVEMTKKYARGVAPSPVMNAAGGDDDDDDDDDYVVVKNPDELPLHQKLLKFPLFALLEIKENLIDWASRAGMQWLSALIPTHHVNALIFFFIISNLTIEFFIFLIPLLVFYLSFFSMVICTLRVFQNSKAWENFRALTDLLAHFEPGLDLEQAETNFGWTHLEPYMYFLLSVIFVVFSFPVADKSWIPCSELAAVAFFFTVTAFLSLQASAQLFARKALLTEVLSGACSLTHLLPDSLPWFLRVFGMTFITVPLGDMVALNLGVPCLLYGHLFYLLFRMAQLRGYKGSYLCLVPYLVCFTWCELCLVFLNNASAIGLIRTCVGYFLFLFALPILSLGLAAMLIIQLLQWFLALEVTKMVVTLTICFVPVVLRLWTRFSLNPILVFRSLTRSSIVKLILVWLSAVVLFCWMYVYRSEGMKVYNSTLTWPEYSSLCGPLAWKEANMAQTQILCSHLEXXXXTWTGRFKYVRVTEIENGPQSVVNLLPVFVGNWMRCLYGEPYPLCEELKNVTAEPQPLPAPAPPPEDPLCKLKKLAKHKCHIKRFDRYKFEVTMGMPLERKSKNGTIIEDEDATKDIVLRASNEFKSMLLYLKTGSLVEFSTILEGRLGSKWPVFELKAIHCLSCGDARLPSSRQYKIEHDWRRTAQSALQFGFDFFFNPFLTAQLEQHSETEVETVTHEGG; translated from the exons ATGGATCTGTCGCTGTCTGGCAACCCAGCCACCCCAAAACCCAGCCCCTCGTCTCCCTCCATCTTGAGGCCAGGCCTTTCTTCTTCCAGCTCATCTTCTACCACGACCGCACAAACCTCAGAAGGCCCTAAACCTAAACTCACCATGCCAAAACCTCTAACCACACCCTCACCATCTCCCTCCATCGCCTCCCCTCGGACTTCTCCTGGTCTTTCCTCCCGTTCTTCCTCTCTGTCCACACCGCCTGCCTCCCCTCTCCGCCAGCCAATCAGGAGCCCCTCTCAGGTAGGCAGATCTCAGCTGAATGCAGCCTCTACGCAGAATCACCTGACTGGATCTACAGCTGCTGGAGCGGCTGCCATGGCTCCCCAGCCTCCTCCCACACCAGAACCAG AGCCAGAAGAGGTCAGTCCTGAGGATTGGGAGGAGAGAGCAAAGTCAGGAGATGCTAAAGCACAGCTCAAG aTGGGTCTTTACTTTCTGGCGCTGGCAGAAGAAAAAGATGAGGAGTTGAACAACTGTACAGCGGTCACTTGGCTAGTCCAGGCAGCTAAACAAGGCCGCAAGGACGCCGTCAAACAGCTGCAGCAGTGCTTAGCCTCCAGAAAAG GCATCACTCTGGAGAACTTTGAGGAGGTGAAGAAGTTGTGTACGGAGACGCGCTTTGAGAGGGGAGTCAGGAAAGCAGCTCTGCTAATGTACTGGAAGTTGAACCCAGAGAGGAAGAAGTCGGTGGCTGTTTCTGAGATGCTCGAGAACGTTGAACACGTCCACACAGAGCCGG GCAAACCAGTGTCCCCAGGCCCACTAAACAGCTCTGCCAAGAAACAGAGGAGAGTCCTGGAGAATATGGTCACCAGTGAAG CCAGATGCCACGTGGGTCTTGACGACTTTGTTGAGATGACTAAGAAGTACGCTCGGGGTGTTGCACCTTCACCAGTCATGAATGCAGCAGgcggtgatgatgatgatgatgatgatgatgattatgtaGTTGTGAAGAATCCAGATGAATTGCCCTTACACCAAAAG CTGCTGAAGTTCCCCTTGTTCGCTCTGCTGGAGATCAAGGAGAACCTCATCGACTGGGCGTCACGGGCCGGCATGCAGTGGCTCAGCGCCCTGATCCCCACGCACCACGTCAACGCACttatcttcttcttcatcatctccAACCTCACAATTGAGTTCTTCATTTTCCTCATCCCTCTGCTGGTCTTCTACCTCTCATTCTTCTCCATGGTCATCTGCACACTGCGGGTGTTTCAG AATTCAAAAGCATGGGAAAACTTCCGGGCCCTGACAGACCTGCTGGCTCACTTTGAACCTGGTCTTGATCTAGAGCAGGCTGAAACCAACTTTGGATGGACACACTTGGAGCCTTATAT GTACTTCCTGCTCTCGGTGATCTTTGTGGTTTTCTCTTTCCCTGTTGCTGATAAATCCTGGATCCCCTGCTCAGAGTTGGCTGCTGTCGCTTTCTTTTTCACAGTCACCGCCTTCCTCAGCCTTCAAGCCTCTGCTCAGCTGTTTGCTCGTAAAGCCCTCCTCACAGAGGTCCTCTCCGGAGCGTGCTCCCTCACCCACCTCCTGCCAGACTCACTCCCCTGGTTCCTCAGGGTCTTTGGGATGACGTTCATCACGGTGCCTTTAGGGGACATGGTGGCTTTGAACTTGGGGGTGCCATGTCTGCTTTATGGACACCTTTTCTATCTGCTCTTTCGTATGGCCCAGCTGAGAGGCTACAAGGGCAGCTACCTGTGCCTGGTGCCCTATCTGGTTTGCTTCACCTGGTGTGAGCTCTGCTTGGTGTTCCTTAATAACGCTTCTGCAATAGGACTTATCCGCACATGCGTTGGCTACTTCCTCTTCCTGTTTGCCCTTCCTATACTCTCACTGGGTCTGGCTGCAATGCTCATCATCCAGTTACTGCAGTGGTTTCTGGCCCTGGAGGTGACCAAGATGGTGGTCACACTGACAATTTGCTTTGTGCCAGTAGTGTTGAGGCTTTGGACTCGCTTCAGCCTGAACCCTATCTTGGTTTTTCGGTCTTTGACACGGAGCAGCATCGTGAAGCTCATCCTAGTTTGGCTCAGTGCGGTGGTGCTCTTCTGCTGGATGTACGTCTACAGGTCTGAAGGCATGAAGGTTTATAACTCCACTCTGACGTGGCCCGAGTACAGCAGCCTCTGCGGCCCTCTGGCCTGGAAAGAGGCCAACATGGCCCAAACTCAGATTCTCTGCTCTCATCTCGAGGNNNNNNNNNNCACCTGGACTGGACGCTTCAAATATGTCCGCGTGACCGAAATTGAGAATGGGCCGCAGTCGGTTGTCAACCTGCTGCCTGTATTTGTGGGGAACTGGATGAGGTGCTTGTACGGTGAGCCGTATCCTTTGTGTGAGGAGTTGAAAAACGTGACGGCTGAGCCCCAGCCTCTGCCTGCCCCCGCTCCTCCTCCAGAAGATCCCCTCTGTAAACTTAAAAAACTGGCCAAGCACAAATGTCACATCAAACGCTTTGATCGATACAAATTTGAAGTCACAATGGGCATGCCGCTGGAGAGGAAGAGCAAGAACGGAACAATCATAGAGGACGAAGATGCGACTAAGGACATAGTTCTGCGGGCTAGTAATGAGTTCAAGTCTATGCTTTTATACTTAAAAACAGGGAGCCTGGTGGAGTTCAGCACCATACTGGAGGGTCGTTTAGGCTCCAAATGGCCCGTGTTTGAACTAAAAGCCATTCACTGCCTGTCTTGTGGCGATGCCCGATTGCCCAGCAGCAGGCAGTACAAGATTGAACACGACTGGAGGCGCACGGCTCAGAGTGCCCTGCAGTTTGGGTTTGACTTCTTCTTCAACCCCTTCCTGACCGCTCAGCTTGAGCAACACTCAGAGACTGAAGTAGAGACTGTGACACATGAGGGGGGGTAG